Genomic segment of Phycodurus eques isolate BA_2022a chromosome 13, UOR_Pequ_1.1, whole genome shotgun sequence:
AAAAAAGCGCTCAAAGAAGTAGCGCTCCTTCTCTGGCGCTTAGGTGAagtaagacaaagaaaaaaggggggaaaaacagcaGTACAAGCCTGTTATTTGTGCGACATCTCTTCGTTGTTGTCCTCCTCCGAGTGGCCCCTTGGTCCTAAGAGATTTCTTGTAAACGGAAGAGATTGTCCAGCTGGAAGTGCTCAGAAGAGGCGATTATGCTTTTGTGCAGACTGGTAGGGAGGAGAGGAAACGAAAGGAAGTGCTCCCAAGCAAGGAACAGTTTTATTTGGGCTCGAGCGGGTTCTTCGGTAAAAAGGCCTCGGTGGTCCTCAAAGGACGCTGCAGTGGAAGAAGCTGCTCTTTTTCCGTGGCTCCAGAATCTTAACTCCTTGGCTGCTCCCCTGCGGCATGTTCCCTTCCTGAGGCAACACAAAGGGTCAATCAGCACTTGGAACGATCTCGACAACAACGGGGGAACTCTGCCAAGGCTTATACAAGTGTACTGTTTACATTCTGCCAAGGTGCAATCTGGATCAGATCTGGATTAACTCTTTAACCCTTTAGACTTTCTTGTGGGTCTATTTACAATGGATATGCCAAggcaaaactgtttttttgggggctgaattttcaaaacatgcCAGGGGATGCAAATgtaaattttccccaaaatgaccctaaagtGGCCATTTCAAATCAAAAAGTCAGCCTCTCTGTTGCTTTTCAGGTATGGATTAGTGGGAATTTTTGTGGGTCTGCTCATGATCGACGCCATTTCAAACTGACTTTAGGGGCTACTTTTCCAaagcatcatccttttccatgccaGTCTATCTtgtgcatcctcctctctcgcaccaactgccctcatgtcttccctcaaaacatctatcaaccttctcttaggtcttcctctagctctcttgcctggcagctccatcctcatcatcaaaAAACtctacagccacctctcctagatgtttTCATACCTCCGCAGGTCTTGTTGAACAACAGACAATATAGCCACCTTTCCACCAAATGGCACGATTCAATGCGGACTGCCATAGTACCAAGCGGCGCAGTAAACCCTGATCTTCAAGATGGTATCAAAAGTGGTACAGTATGGATCACCCATTTTGGAAGAATACACACCTTATAGAATTCCTGAACCCAACTATAGTGTTAaagtgcatgagaaaaatgACGACTTGAAGCACACTGCTCACAGAATCGTGACtttcattattaaaatagtAAATTAGTAACTAAATTACTAGTACCATCACCGTTTCATCTTACCATTTTGGTATCCATTTTGGATTTGATGTCCCTGGCAAGTGTCAAGAAAGCCTGCAAGTAGACAAGGTGTAACATTTATACACAGGGCATGTATATTATGATTATTGTCAAAGAAGGTTTAGAACCTACACCCTCCACATTGATGTTGGCCTTCGCGCTCGTCTCCATGAACTTAATGCCATACTCCAAAGCAAGCTACGAAGAAATTACAGAGAATTACATTCGGGCGCTTTCTGATACATCCCACAAAACATAGAAGACTGTATATTCTCTCAAACTGTTTCTCACCTTCTCGCCCCTGTCTTTGGACACCTGTCGCTTGTCATTGATGTCACATTTATTACCGAGAACCATCTTCTCAACGTCGGAAGACGCATGCTGGAACAAGAGCAAGGACAAACATCTTATGGGAATaaagtccattttggagaaaaaaattgcaacgTCTCCAGATTAAAATCCAAATTTAATGAGTTAGTTTTACAAGTGAATGTCAGAGTTCCCACACAATCTAAAaacagtactttttttgtgaCGTATCATTTTGGAgaattgattttttattttttttaaattacttgttTTCATAAAAGTATAAGAAAGAATAAGGTTcaaggtttcaagacaggggtGTCATTTAAAATTAAGTTTAGAAACCAGGGTtatgatttcaaattagggatagcgtttcaagacaggattagagtttcaaattagtgtttcaaacatAGTttctggtttcaaattagggtgaaTATTTCAAATTAGGAGTTAGtgttccaaattagggtttcaggcCTGGCACAGCAgcttgaataaatatttttaagcgTGGTATAAAGATTCAAATTAGAGGGTTGCaaacagttagggtttcaatttgacTTGGTAGGTTAGGATCCCACTATGTTAAGAAAGTTCGCAAAATTATTTTCCTTCTcactacaacaaaacaaagatatattCCGTGCTTGTTACGCGAGCTTGTGTTGACTGTGCTGTCTCACTAGAAAGCGCTTAGACTATGAAGGTTAGGGTGAGAACTTGTGAGTAATgagattatttttgtgtgtctcagaATTCCTGCACacaatttttaaagaattttttttaaagttggaattttaaaatccaaatttaattagaaaaaaataacattaatcatgggggagaagaaaaaaacaaatatagccAAATTTGTGCTTTTCAAAACACAATAGAAATGTATACCTCCTCTATGTTCCTTATCCaatttttgatattttcaaaAGACTTCTCGTTGGTGATGTCGTAGACCAGCATGATTCCCTGTAAAGAAAGGTGCCAAAGGTCAGTGAGGCTCAgaaacaaggggggggggggtccacatCCATCCTcccgcatcattttatgtgacccgcgaaagcaaatcgttTGGGTCAGctgccatgattcttgctcaaatctgtactaaaattttaaatcatcattcataataaataataagagtTATTCGGGCATTTTTTCTGTTATCAAACTCTCGTTACAGAAACTTGAAAAATAGTTTAACAAATGATTATCCTTCACTTTGATGTCAAAccgagttatccatcaatttggtGTGTATATTAAATAGTGTGATGAGGTGATTAAtcatttatatggttttacagtcataacagccctctgagggaaactgtaTCAACAATATGGCCTGCAACAAAAACTAGTTTGACAGTCCTGCTTTAGTAGGAGAGGtcaccacccacccacccattgTTTCATAGTCCTTCATAGGATCGCGAGTGGACCCAAGGTGTATAGGGATCCCAATTTGAAAACCACTGGTTTAAACTTTGAATAAAgactattacaaaaaaaatatacagggGCATTGTGGATTTTTGCACAAATAGTAGGGGTACACTGTACCAGCAGTTAAGAAAAACAATATCCGTGCCGCTTGAACACATATAGTACTGACCATTGCTCCTCTGTAGTAGGCCGTCGTGATTGTTCGGAAGCGCTCCTGGCCAGCTGTATCCCTGCAGGGGGAAACCACCAAAATGGATGCTTTACTggagtgtttcccaacctttattgagccaatgcttatattttatgaaaaagCTCACGACACACCAtcgaagaaaaataaaaaaatgtcacaaaaaggaaTGAAACTGAAATTAATGATGCGCTTGTCTAAACtgactcaatttactcacacagTGTGAAATTTGGGCCTCGTTAGTTGAACGGAAAGCAATGTTGGAccaatggcaacaggtggattcacagctcATTTTTACCTTCTGCCGTGTACTGAATTAGCATCTAAATGTTCTGCCAGTCACaataaaatcaatgaataaagACATTATTTGTAGTGATGAATACATAATGTGATACATTTGATAGTTTCCCGCAGCACACCTGACGATGGGGCTGCCTGACTTACTGATCGATTTACGAGAAAGCGTAAAATTACGTTGCTGTAAACATCAATCGCAAAGGCAGGAACTGGCACAGATCATTGTCGAGGAAATAATAAGCAGAATGAGACGCAACTTGCCATATCTGCAACTTGATCTTCTTGCCGTCGAGCTCTATGGTCCTTATCTTGAAGTCTATGCCTAGAAGGACGATCGTACATGTCAATAATAGCAGCGAACCGCTTATcttagaaattaaaaaaataaagaatatagAGTACAggatataaaaacataaagcgACTGAAGCATTCTTTGTCTGACAGTTGGCGTTAGCGCAGAGAGTTAATCGGAGCTCACCACAAAGGGTGACTTTATAACCCTAGCAGCTAATAGCAATGCTAACCAGCAGGGAATATTTTTCTAATGAAGCTCCAAGGCAATAGTCCTAGACGCACACTGGGAATAATAACCAATTATCAAAATCATAACATTACCGTCGTGTAATTAGCCCTCCAGTAATTAGACCAATCCAGAAGCCCGGTgggcgcatttttttttttaacgtgcccagtttaaattaaatgtatacGTACCTATGGTCGATATGAACGTAGAATTGAAGGCATCCTCTGAGAACCTGAACAATACGCACGTCTTTCCGACCCCGGAGTCACCGATTAACAGTAGTTTAAACAAATAGTCGTACGTCTTCGCCATAGTTGTTGATACCCAGTGCGGAAGTGGCGCGCCCGGCGAAGCGGCAATACATCGatccaaaaaaataacagcGCCGCCTATATGGCTTGGAGGGCAACTTCAGTTTAGAAGCAATTGGATGAGgagaacatttttaatttttactaaACTCAGCTCGACACAACAGAGGTGCATTTTAGTAGTTTATTTTAGTATTAGTATAGTATTTAGTATTCAGCATTTTAGTACTAATCATTCTGTGCTTAAGTAAAAGTGcaaaaaatggtgtaaaaaaaaaaaagcttaattaCATAACAATAACAGAAACATAACAGAAGCTTTTGGATTTTAGGCTGGGACAAGACACACAACACATTCGTAAAAAAATCGTTTTTTGAGGTGACACCAAACGATTCTTTTGAATAAGGCCAGGGATGGGGAATGTCTTGCTTCTAAGAATCTATTGCATCATAGTCGTTAATGCTCCTTGTTTCATGTTCTGCCTTATGagtccccaagatctcaatcaatacatccatccatcaattaatcaatcagttAAAATATCATCAGTGTTTGTGTTTACCTCTCtctatttacatctttttttagtgcctttatttattttcacaaactAGTAGAAAATGCAGATATCAGTTTTcaaatggagtaaaagtaagtACAGATACCCCAAAAATCTACTGGAGTAATGAAGTATTGTATGATaatcatgttttaatgttttctcATCTGGATTACCCCATTTTGTTTAATGTGAGCAGTCCATTGGAAAAGATGATAGCGCGGCCACAATTTGTAActggaaaatgtaatttaatttaattacctCAAATCAGTGtcacattatttaaaaattacatGAGACTGTGAAATGAGTTTGATAGTTGCTGTTCTTATCTTTATTACCCGTTTCAGTTGAAAatgtatgagaaaaaaaaaaaatatatatatataatatgataCTGAAGCCACCATTTTGTgactttaaattttaatttactTCAATTATTATACTGGTTGTGCAAGTTACAAAAATCAAAACCACTTACTCGCTAGTATTGAATATGTTCAGCCTATCTGGAATATAACACACAGGCAGATTTTcaataataaacaacaacagcatgATTGTCATCCTGGTCAGGTTTTATTCAACAAAATGTTCCAGCgccaaaattttaaatcatatgGACCCAAAACCATTATAAAAAGGGAGGACGGGGAGGGAACAAATAaccataaatatataaaaaggactaaatgtgttgttgttgttgtggttattGTTGGGCTATAGAAGCTGGAGGGAATGTTTTCTCTTTTACAAAACTTCGTCTGAGGTGCTTCTTCTCGCTGGCGTTTTTACAAGTTATTAAGGTCCTGCAGTGTTTGGTCCAGGACTTGTTGCATTCCTACGTTTTCCTCTTTTGCATGCGATAGATTATCTGCAATGGGGAAAAATGAGCGGGTCAGACATAAAATGCAATGAAAAGATCACattgatgatgaaaaaaaaaatagttaaaccTATAAATACGACCCTTGTGTCTTGCGAAAAGTAGAAAGACAGGAGACAGGGTAAAATAGAAGATGTCTTTATTGAGCTTTAAGAAGAAAGAAAGTCAGCTATAAAGAGAGAAAAGGCACTTCCCTCCCATTGTCACCGCCAAGCCAGaagacaaaaaagcaaaagtgaAAACAGAGGAGCAGCGGTGGCgtgaaagctttttttgttttgtttttttacaaggtGTTCATATCATTGAGGGCATGGTCCAGTTCCTCGCTGATAGCCTTGTAACTCAGCTTCTGATTATACAGTTCGTCTGAAGGTCAGAAAGCAAGGCGGATAGGAAAGCAGGATCAGAAGGGAAAaagcaggaagaggaagaagacaaGTCAGGTTTAGAGGTGGGTTAAAAAAGACACATGAAGAAATGTGGGGATAAACAAACCTTCCAAGTCATCTATGGACTTTTCCAGCTTGGTCACTGTCCTTTCTGCAAATTCCGCACGGGTTTCCGCCTTTAAGAAAAAATTATTGAAAGGATCATGAGATAGCCAGAATTGACTTATTAGTGAAGAACAAGTGACGCATACAGCCATTATCTAACCTCCTTAAGTCTGTCACTCAGGACCTTGATCTCTTCCTCATATTTGTCTTCTTTCTCTGAGTActgcaaagacaaaaagaacTCGTCAACCAAATTGTTCTTCTAAATGGCCCACATTTTATGGCATAGGCAAAAAATACTTCATAATTTAGCCCCGCCCCTCTGTCTTGGATACTAATCCCCTAATCGGAGGAAGTACAAGCCTGGGAATTGGCcccaaatggctgcttcaaaccaaaatgggtgacttcctgttccatttCAGACATGGGACCCTAAGACCGACGTGCGCCCTGtaatgatagacatgtccactaAATCTTGTGTCGATCGATCAGTTAAACCAgtatcagatttattttttattttttgcccaaAAAGGGGAAAAATTGAGTATTTGTGAAAGCTCCATTTTATGCAAGCGGCAGCATGTAGTCTGAAAAGAACGAGGCAGTAGATGGCAGTGAATAAAGATGCACAAAAGATAGGGATTTGTGTTATGATAAGAGTCGTTGAACTGGTGCAGCATCAACGAGGCTAACTCAATACCACAAATAAGTGGTAAGGTGGGGggatgtttccattgtgacgtGAATGTTAAAAAGACAAAGCTAATTCCTCTATCcacatttttattcttatttgctTCAAAACGAGACAGGTTCAAAGCCTGTTTCATTTATGGaggcagtaaaaaaataaaaataaaaaaaagtttacctTGTCAGACTGGGCCTCAAGAGACTTCAGGTTGTTGGTGACGTTTTTCAGCTCTTCCTCCAAGTCGCTACACTTCCTATGGGGGCAGAGACAACAAGATGATTGGTTCAGacgtattcaaatgtttttatttttaaataaaagttaatttgatcctttatttgtttttagcatGACATGGCGGACCGGATCAAATGCTTGGCAGGAGCCTCTATAGCCCACGGGCGTTATGTCGCCCACCCATGCTTTAATTCATACATTTAGCCTTGCAAGGGTCTTCAGTTCATTTGAATGGAAAACTAGAATAGAAAAATTGACATTCTATAATAAATGCATCCTATTTCCTCCATCTCTTACACTTCTGCAACCTCTGCCCTCTCCTCTGCTCTCTCCAGGTCGCTCTCGAGGATCACCATCTTACGGGCCACCTgttgacacatacacacagcaatTATAgcacaaaacaatgcaaaaaaataaaaaatacaccacaaagCATGCGGACAGGTTGTCGCACCTCCTCATATTTGCGGTCAGCCTCCTCTGCGATGTGTTTGGCTTCCTTGAGCTGCAGCTCCTGGATCTCCATCTTCTCCTCGTCCTTCATGGCTCTGTTCTCCACCACCTTCATGCCTCTGAAAAGGCCCATGGTGAGCATCATAATGCAAATTAATTGAATGCTCTTACATATTACTATTTAACTGTCGATGGAGGCCGGCATCAATTAGGCCTttatattttgcatttgtttaataataataaataatgaggGAATGCAGAAAAACGACAAAAATACTGTAAGTAGCGTAGCTGTCCTCAACATagacatggacacacacaacattgtggagcgaccagcGACAGTGTACATGGAACACTGATCGTCGTTAGCGTTAACATCAGATCATCATTATTACTGCACAGAGAACTTGACTACGTGCAGTAAGATTTATTTAATCCAAGAGACTGCTTATGTTTGTCAaaaggtgctgctgttttggttagcaacagagtagAAATGGTCCACCGCCAAAAAGATGACAACGCTAAACATATGAGCCAAGCTTACGGTGTGGCGCAAGTGCAAAAAGCTAACAAAAAGCTAATGAAGCTAAACGTGAGCAAATGCTAACACAGGAACAAGTTTGAGGGTGTGCTGCAAGTACCAAATGCTAACCAAGCTAAACTTTGAAGCGAAACGTTAACATGGAACGAGCTTCTGCTGTGTGAGTAAACCGAATACGAACAGGAAACAAGCTTATGGTGCGCTGCAAATGCAAAAAGCTAACTAAACTAAACGTGAGCCAAATGTCAACAGGAAATGGTCTTATGGTGTGCTGCAGTTGCAAAATGCTAACAAATATAAgtaactaacgattattttaataatggatGAACCAGTCAATTATTTTagattaattaatcaatcagatcaaaaaaaattttttaaacgTCTATCCCTTTatgaaaattatgaaaaacaGCATCTCAGATTGCTGCGTGAACATCCCAGACAtcttaaagcaataaattaTGACTAAtccaagaaaatatatatagaaatatagCTTTACAATAGGCCATGGGCCAACACACAAAAGTATGCTATACATATGTGCCAAATATAGCCAAATACAATGAATTAAAGTGCACAAAAAGGGTACTTTGTGTTGTTTAAAAAGGACCTGAGCTGtcagaacaataaataataaataataaagacaaAGGAAAAACTGTACAACATATCGCTTAAGTAGGGACGAAACCTCCCATGTCAAAATTTGGTCAATCTTTTTTCGACAAATAAATACTACCCACCCCCCCATCTTGTGTTGACGTGACGCACATCTGTTATCTGTTGTTGAAGACTGATAACATGATTACACATATTTCCCATCTATTTAATAATAGCTATTATACAAGAAGGTAAGTATATAATACTCACagctgcactgtttgttttgtttgaatgtttataaATACTGTAACATCGGTGCTAATTACAATTAGCTTGTCTTAGCTTTACACATGACTGTATGTTAGCAGTAAGTTAGCGAACGCTTGTTGTTTAAGTGttggttttacagtaaactacgACCGGGAGTGACAAGTAAACAGCCTGCTGCGCAAACATTTTGCCTGTTATTTCTCCATCAAACTATGATATCAGACTGTACATATCCACTCTTGAGTGACAAGTTTGAGCTTGCATCCTCCATCCAACACTGATTCCTTTTCAAAGCTTGCAAGCAACACATTGTCTATTAGGTGTTGTGTACTGTGGTGAAATTCTCATTCTACGCCCCggccatgtttaaaaaaagaaataaacaaacaaaaaaacaatggctcCAATGTAATATGACTCTACTTCCGTCACACTGCTCTGCGACACGGCAGTGCATCCGCCTTCGCACCCGATGACTGACGTAACAATTGTGTGACGCAACGAATCAATAATGAAATTCGTTGCCAACACTTTTAATTCGCGATTTTGTATCAATTTTAACAATGCGTTGTTGCACCCCTAAAGTTTAACTTGTGAGCCAAATGAGAACATAAAACAAGCTTAGGTTATGTGCGTGTTAGCTGAATGCTAACAGGAAACAAGCTTGGCTTTTTTGCAGGCACAAAAAGCTAACGAAGCTAAACTTGTGAACTAAATGCTAACATGAACAATATATGGTGTGCGTGTTAGCCAGATGCTAACAGAAAAAGGGTTTACGATGTGCTGCAAAGCCTTTAGACTAGACGGAAActctcacacaaaaacattatgcatttatttagttTGTGCCTTTGCATTATGGGTAATGTAGTCATGCTTTCACTGTCACCTTTCGCTCTCGTCCGCTGCCTTCTCAGCCTCCTCTAGCTTCTGCAGGGCCGTGGCCAGCCTCTCCTGGGCCCGGTCCAGCTCCTCCTCCACCAGCTGGATCCTGCGATTCAGGGACGCCACATCGCCTTCCGCCTGTAGCGCCACAGGGAGGGAGGCAGATGTCAGAGTTGAACAAGGAAACACGCCATTGTCCAAAGAAGAAGGAGATTGCTGGAACCACCACAACTACCCGTAATACCCTCCCCCTCCTTCTTCCTCAGgtgcttgtttgtttcatgCAAATGAGTGACATCACTTGGAATTCCTACAGTTTGACCAAGTGCAGATGACCTCCAAAAAGGACTGCTGGTGATGTACGCTTAGAGGTACAGCTGGCCTCACTACGTTTCCGTGAGCGCtccctcatcctcatcctcatcctacCTTGGATGTTTGGGAAGACACATTGCAGAGGCCTGTTTCCTGTGGCATTGATAACACAGTATGATGGCTGCTTCCTGTTTCAGAGCGGGTGGTAACTTGGGATGTTTGGCTTAAGCCTTTTTTGTACGTAAATTTAAAGTTGAAGCCATGTCTCAATTAATGTTGAGTTTcaaaaagactattttgcccctTTTCCCCAGGACCACAACGTGTTATTATAATTTTGGATgggttgttttatatatatatatatatatatatatatatatatatatatatatatatatatatatatatatatatgtgtatatatgtacatgtgtgtatatatatgtatatgtgtgtgtatatatatatgtatatgtgtgtatatatatatatatatatatatatatatatatacatatacatgtatatgtgtgtgtatatatatatacacacacacacacacacacacatatatatatatatatatatatatatatatatacacacacacacacacacacatatatatatatatatatatatatatatttatatacacacacacatatacacacacaaagagagagagagagagaaaatgtatttaacaaaattggacaatttcattttaaaatatagaaaaatataaaGAGTATACACTTTCTTAATTTAAAAgtatatattgtgtatatataatgtagaaaacaaaataaattattacattttaaaatgtagttagacaataaatatgtgaacaacAATGTTTTATAATTAGGAATTAACAAGTTCAtaaaacatggggaaaaaatattttaaaaaataatacaatattttatcaaTTGTTTATAAATTTACAATTTTATCAAAATCTAATGACAGGAAATAAGTCTAGAAATGACATATAATCTTTCGACATATAATCTtattagaaaaaacaaaatcaagaaatatattttaaagtctaAAAACCATATGATTTTGATTTTACTATATGATTATGATTTTTTACGACATGattatgattttatatataaaatcataatcctaatacattattttcaatgtataaaatggaaaataaacgtaaaaaataatacatcaatttattaaaaaataaatatgatccATTTCACCAATTTCATCAATGAAATTCCCACTTTGTTTTCACGTAAACCAAACGTATTTCTAAACGAGCTTCTCTCACTTTAAGTCACGTTATACATACTTATGAGTGCATAACAACATAACACACCCCAAATGAGGTCGGGAATTTGTCCGGGGTTGCCGTTTCATCCATGGTAAACACttaaacaattcaaaataaagtgtttaaacAAATGGTAGGGTGGGGCTTCTGCTGTAAAACTTCATTCTGATGTAAAAGCATCATCGAGAAGTGCTCTTTTTTTGGACTTCAGTGGGCTGTTTAAGCTCAAGCTTCCccaattgtaaaaatataagaagaaaaaagatggatttcTATGGTGAAAAGCTCACTTTTTCGCGAAGCTCCCTCTCTGTGTCCAGATCCCTTTGTACGGCCATTGCGCGTTCATCCGCCTCATCAACTTGCTGCTGCAGGGCTTGAATTTTCTTCTTCACCGTCTCCATTATTATCGTCGAATTCTCCGATAAACGATGCGGGAAAAGCCAACAAGATCGAGCCTCAAAGCGCCCCAGAAAGTTTTTTGTGACCGGTATGCCTtccacaaaacttttttttttttgcggaaaactttttttttttttttcttctttctgctTTTGCTGCTCCTCCCCGAGCAGGAAATAAGTGACGTTGCGGGAAGTGTGGAGATGTGTAAGCAGGGAGGAGGGAGGCTATGCAGGGAAATTTATGGCCAATTCCTCCAATCCTGGCAAGAGTTTGGGTCTGGGTGACGTCACCTTGGGGCAGAGAGGGGAGGAAGTGCTTTCGTGTGTCAGTGTGAGCATGCGCAAACAATAAGGTGAGCAAAGTCCGCCTCTTGTGTGAGTGATCGTACTTTGGCAAGAGTGGACTTATAAggcaaatgcatttttctgcTCTGATAAAACGGGGTGTGTTTTGGAGGGGGTGTCTGATATGATTCGGTAGCTGATTCATCACATGGGAAAGGAGTGACGTTATTGTCTTGGTGGGGTGACGAAGGGAGGTCTAGTTAGAAGGGGGTCGGGGTGGTGGTTCTTGCTTGTAATCCTCATTCAAGTGTGTTTGTAGACCCTCAACAGCCTGGTGGAATGTCAACTGATTTGGGCCCACAGCCATCGTGCGGCGACCCTTTACTCCTTGAtccatacccccccccccccccaccccccttcccACACATTCCTTATCCTTCCTCACAGTTGCTTTATTCACACATTTCTTTGTCATCATCCTCCTCAGACTGAATGAGGAAATGAGCCCTTACGCCCATTTTACATGGTTAATCATTGAATTGGTtgccaaactctgacaccacaCTCTACCCTCATTAGGTAAtgttgaggcaaaaaaaaaaaaaaaaaaaaaaaaaaagcttggccGATCCTAATCAGGTTTTGGTCTCATTAGGGT
This window contains:
- the LOC133411328 gene encoding tropomyosin alpha-1 chain-like isoform X1, whose product is MEAIKKKMQMLKLDKENALDRAEQAETDQKAAEEKCKLLEDDLLALQKKLKGTEDELDKYSEALKDAQEKLELSEKKAADAEGDVASLNRRIQLVEEELDRAQERLATALQKLEEAEKAADESERGMKVVENRAMKDEEKMEIQELQLKEAKHIAEEADRKYEEVARKMVILESDLERAEERAEVAEVKCSDLEEELKNVTNNLKSLEAQSDKYSEKEDKYEEEIKVLSDRLKEAETRAEFAERTVTKLEKSIDDLEDNLSHAKEENVGMQQVLDQTLQDLNNL
- the LOC133411980 gene encoding ras-related protein Rab-8A-like, with amino-acid sequence MAKTYDYLFKLLLIGDSGVGKTCVLFRFSEDAFNSTFISTIGIDFKIRTIELDGKKIKLQIWDTAGQERFRTITTAYYRGAMGIMLVYDITNEKSFENIKNWIRNIEEHASSDVEKMVLGNKCDINDKRQVSKDRGEKLALEYGIKFMETSAKANINVEGAFLTLARDIKSKMDTKMEGNMPQGSSQGVKILEPRKKSSFFHCSVL
- the LOC133411328 gene encoding tropomyosin alpha-4 chain-like isoform X2 — encoded protein: METVKKKIQALQQQVDEADERAMAVQRDLDTERELREKAEGDVASLNRRIQLVEEELDRAQERLATALQKLEEAEKAADESERGMKVVENRAMKDEEKMEIQELQLKEAKHIAEEADRKYEEVARKMVILESDLERAEERAEVAEVKCSDLEEELKNVTNNLKSLEAQSDKYSEKEDKYEEEIKVLSDRLKEAETRAEFAERTVTKLEKSIDDLEDNLSHAKEENVGMQQVLDQTLQDLNNL